The genomic segment CTGCCATGACAGGACGATGCCAAAAACGTGACAGGACCAGCCCAAGCTGATCGGCAAACCGCCCGTCCGGCAGCGGCAGAGCGGGAGATCCTGATCAAAGTGACAAGGCCGGGAACTGATCCATGTCCGAAGACGTCAAAAAGCTGACGACCAAAGTGCTGCGGTCCTCCAAGGGAGCCAAGGTCTCCAAGGGCGACAACCTGCTGGTGAACTACGCCGGAACATTTCTGGATGGCGAACAGTTCGACGCCAATTACAACTTCGAAAGCTTCGCGCCAGCCATCCCTGCGACCACCTTCTTCACTGCTGATGGCGAGCCAATCCTGCCGCCACAGTCCAGTCCCTTCGACTTCATCATCGGAGCAGGGCAAGTGATTGAAGGATGGGACAAAGGTCTGAACGGCCGGCGCATCGGTGAGGTCCTGGAGCTCACCATCCCTGCGGATCAGGCCTATGGCGAAGAAGGTTCTCAGGGTGGAATTCCCCCCAACAGCCCCCTGCGCTTCACGGTGGAACTGCTGGCCACGATCCCGGAGGGGAAACAGACCCCTGTCTTCCCCGACCTCAAGGACATCGGCCTGAACACCAAGAAGCTTGGCCTGAACGAAAAAACTTTTGAAGCCATCGATCAGGTCAAGATCGGCCTGAAGACCAGCGACCGACTGGACGG from the Synechococcus sp. KORDI-100 genome contains:
- a CDS encoding FKBP-type peptidyl-prolyl cis-trans isomerase, which gives rise to MSEDVKKLTTKVLRSSKGAKVSKGDNLLVNYAGTFLDGEQFDANYNFESFAPAIPATTFFTADGEPILPPQSSPFDFIIGAGQVIEGWDKGLNGRRIGEVLELTIPADQAYGEEGSQGGIPPNSPLRFTVELLATIPEGKQTPVFPDLKDIGLNTKKLGLNEKTFEAIDQVKIGLKTSDRLDGDESADLLIGMAGNDQLMGQGGADVLIGGDGKDHFIYTDVEDSLAENGGGDRILDFGKKDKIKLRAMADELQFIGTDPFSGAAGNIRFKNNTLSVDIDGDQSADFAVELPGVKSLKGSNLIL